A stretch of the Lactuca sativa cultivar Salinas chromosome 9, Lsat_Salinas_v11, whole genome shotgun sequence genome encodes the following:
- the LOC111879451 gene encoding short integuments 2, mitochondrial, with the protein MGGAGKILKKGLGEMGFTSGGGNINWFPGHMAAATRAINARLKLADLVIEVRDSRIPLSSANQDLQPRLSTKRRVIALNKKDLANPNIMHKWVDYFSSCKQDCLPINAHSRSSVQKLLELVELKLKEKIAKEPTLLVMVVGVPNVGKSALINCIHQIASSRFPVQEKKKRAKVGPLPGVTQDIAGFKIAQRPSIYVLDTPGVLVPSIPDIETGLKLALSGSVKDSVVGEERIAQYFLAVLNTRQTPLHWRNVHNNNTLKEMQNENRNDDKHDYNLKDLLPKRRTLPVASNVHYVEGVAREVQSALYSTLSEFKGDLEDENQLEILIEEQFVALQKALKISSKATEARMMVSKKFLTLFRAGKLGPFILDDVPNLES; encoded by the exons ATGGGGGGAGCAGGGAAGATACTGAAAAAAGGATTGGGAGAGATGGGCTTCACCAGCGGCGGTGGCAACATCAACTGGTTCCCCGGTCACATGGCGGCCGCCACCCGCGCCATTAATGCTCGCCTTAAACTCGCGGACCTTGTCATCGAAGTCCGTGATTCCCGT ATTCCATTGTCGTCTGCAAATCAAGACCTTCAACCTCGTCTATCCACCAAAAGGCGTGTAATTGCTCTCAACAAGAAAGATTTAGCAAATCCCAATATTATGCAC AAATGGGTTGATTACTTCAGCTCCTGTAAGCAAGATTGTCTACCCATCAATGCACACAGCAGGAGCTCTGTTCAGAAG CTTCTAGAACTTGTCGAGCTCAAACTGAAGGAAAAAATCGCAAAAGAACCTACACTCCTTGTCATGGTGGTTGGTGTGCCTAATGTCGGGAAGTCAGCTTTGATCAACTGCATTCATCAAATTGCATCATCTCGGTTTCCAG TGCAGGAGAAGAAGAAACGAGCAAAAGTAGGACCATTGCCTGGTGTTACTCAAGATATTGCAGGATTCAAG ATTGCACAACGACCTAGCATATATGTACTGGATACCCCTGGAGTTCTAGTTCCATCCATTCCAGACATTGAAACAGGATTAAAGTTAGCTCTATCAG GATCTGTGAAAGATTCAGTTGTGGGTGAAGAACGTATTGCTCAGTATTTTCTTGCTGTTCTAAATACACGACAAACTCCCCTGCATTGGAGGAATGTGCACAATAACAACACTCTAAAAGAAATGCAAAATGAAAATAGAAATGATGATAAACATGACTACAATCTTAAGGATCTTTTACCTAAAAGAAGAACTCTTCCTGTTGCATCTAATGTGCATTACGTTGAG GGTGTTGCCAGAGAGGTGCAATCTGCACTATACTCGACTCTATCAGAATTCAAAGGTGATTTGGAGGATGAGAATCAGTTGGAGATTTTGATTGAAGAACAGTTTGTAGCATTGCAGAAAGCATTAAAGATCTCAAGTAAAGCAACAGAGGCACGGATGATGGTATCTAAGAAATTTCTTACATTGTTTAGGGCGGGAAAACTTGGCCCTTTTATCCTTGATGATGTTCCGAATCTTGAATCTTGA